Proteins from a single region of Ananas comosus cultivar F153 linkage group 3, ASM154086v1, whole genome shotgun sequence:
- the LOC109707075 gene encoding ubiquitin-related modifier 1 homolog isoform X2, protein MRLTLEFGGGLELLCNSVKIHHVDVDAKSGDNKLIMRDLLSWIKSNLIKERPEMFMKAESVRPGVLVLINDCDWELCGNLDAVLEEKDVVVFISTLHGG, encoded by the exons ATGCGTCTCACTCTCGAGTTCGG CGGTGGCCTCGAGCTTCTCTGCAACTCCGTTAAGATCCATCACGTCGATGTCGACGCAAAATCTGGAGACAATAAG TTGATTATGAGAGACCTGCTTTCTTGGATTAAGAGCAATTTGATTAAGGAGAGGCCCGAGATGTTCATGAAAGCAGAATCTGT GAGACCTGGTGTTCTTGTCCTGATAAACGACTGCGATTGGGAACTATGTGGCAACCTTGATGCGGTTCTGGAAGAGAAGGATGTGGTAGTGTTTATCTCCACACTACATGGTGGTTAG
- the LOC109707075 gene encoding ubiquitin-related modifier 1 homolog isoform X1 has protein sequence MKNRCRVVFNPANFCYPIRLPHSPFLSLSFLRVGGALNSNPRQHLQFLVIDRLKTISRCVSLSSSAVASSFSATPLRSITSMSTQNLETISAIQLIMRDLLSWIKSNLIKERPEMFMKAESVRPGVLVLINDCDWELCGNLDAVLEEKDVVVFISTLHGG, from the exons ATGAAGAATCGATGCCGCGTCGTTTTTAATCCTGCGAATTTTTGTTATCCCATCCGTCTTCCGCATTcgcctttcctctctctctctttccttcgaGTAGGAGGCGCTCTAAATTCTAATCCACGACAACATCTTCAATTTCTCGTGATCGATCGATTGAAAACGATCAGTAGATGCGTCTCACTCTCGAGTTCGG CGGTGGCCTCGAGCTTCTCTGCAACTCCGTTAAGATCCATCACGTCGATGTCGACGCAAAATCTGGAGACAATAAG TGCGATCCAGTTGATTATGAGAGACCTGCTTTCTTGGATTAAGAGCAATTTGATTAAGGAGAGGCCCGAGATGTTCATGAAAGCAGAATCTGT GAGACCTGGTGTTCTTGTCCTGATAAACGACTGCGATTGGGAACTATGTGGCAACCTTGATGCGGTTCTGGAAGAGAAGGATGTGGTAGTGTTTATCTCCACACTACATGGTGGTTAG
- the LOC109708058 gene encoding bifunctional dTDP-4-dehydrorhamnose 3,5-epimerase/dTDP-4-dehydrorhamnose reductase, protein MGLESNGVVSAAGEQGGGAAGALKFLIYGRTGWIGGLLGRLCGERGIAFAYGAGRLESRAQLEADLDACRPTHVFNAAGVTGRPNVDWCERHRVETVRANVAGTLTLADVCRDRRLLLVNFATGCIFEYDDLHPLGSGLGFTEDDAPNFLGSFYSKTKAMVEELLKNYENVCTLRVRMPISSDLSNPRNFITKITRYEKVVNIPNSMTILDELLPISIEMAKRNLTGIWNFTNPGVVSHNEILEMYRDYIDPTFTWKNFTLEEQAKVIVAPRSNNELDVTKLKEEFPELLPIKESLVKYVFKPNQKTSKA, encoded by the exons ATGGGGCTGGAGAGCAACGGCGTGGTGTCGGCGGCGGGCGAGCAGGGCGGCGGGGCGGCGGGGGCCCTGAAGTTCCTGATCTACGGGCGGACGGGGTGGATCGGGGGGCTGCTGGGGCGGCTGTGCGGCGAGCGCGGCATCGCGTTCGCGTACGGCGCCGGCCGGCTGGAGAGCCGCGCGCAGCTGGAGGCCGACCTCGACGCCTGCCGCCCCACCCACGTCTTCAACGCGGCCGGCGTCACCGGCCGGCCCAACGTCGACTGGTGCGAGCGCCACCGCGTCGAGACCGTCCGCGCCAACGTCGCCGGCACCCTCACCCTCGCCGACGTCTGCCGcgaccgccgcctcctcctcgtcAACTTCGCCACCGGCTGCATCTTCGAGTACGACGACCTCCACCCCCTCGGCTCCGGCCTCGGCTTCACGGAGGACGACGCCCCCAACTTCCTCGGCTCCTTCTACTCCAAGACCAAAGCCATG GTCGAAGAGCTTCTCAAAAACTACGAGAATGTCTGTACTCTTCGCGTCCGGATGCCAATTTCATCCGATCTATCAAACCCACGCAATTTCATCACCAAAATCACCCGGTATGAAAAGGTCGTCAACATTCCAAACTCCATGACCATCTTAGACGAACTCCTCCCCATCTCGATCGAAATGGCGAAGCGAAACCTCACCGGGATCTGGAACTTCACTAACCCCGGCGTGGTCAGCCACAATGAGATCTTAGAGATGTACAGGGACTACATAGACCCAACCTTCACCTGGAAGAACTTCACTTTAGAGGAGCAGGCAAAGGTGATAGTCGCTCCTAGGAGCAACAATGAGCTTGATGTCACCAAATTGAAGGAAGAGTTCCCGGAACTCCTTCCGATTAAGGAGTCGCTCGTTAAATACGTCTTTAAGCCAAATCAGAAAACATCCAAGGCTTGA
- the LOC109707832 gene encoding subtilisin-like protease SBT1.2 — protein MESHSATCFFFFFAIVLAFFAIRGDGLQRRTYIVRVRAPENTSFVHSKDLTNWYRSFLPPIPANVADSRLIYTYSAAIVGFTANLTEDEVRYVEKKEDTLKVYPDRILSLLTTHTPAFLGLQAPHGFWDTNGMGKGVIIGVLDTGIKPGHPSFDGTGMPSPPPKWKGACKFEKPYCNNKLIGARKFTQGRGEDPTDFVGHGTHTAGTAAGNFVKKANVLGNGNGTAVGMAPYAHIAMYQVCQSIGCYVSDILAGINAAINDGVDVLSLSLGGESQPFSDDMIAIGAFSAMEKGVFVSCAAGNSGPTHTTLSNEAPWILTVGASSMDRKIKATVKLGNGQEVEGESAFQPADFPSKMIPLVYPIGTQLSNCNRASLFSSNVTGKVVVCDRAGGPRIEIGTAVKEAGGAALVILNKETDGCTTLAEAHYLPASDVSYINGSKILSYLNSTDKPLATISFQGTSLGTSPAPVVTFFSSRGPSLQSPGILKPDIIGPGLNVVAAWPFQIGPSETNVTSTTFNMISGTSMSTPHLSGIAALIKGAHPDWSPAAIKSAIMTTSDTTDRDGKPIKDETLQPASFFAMGAGHVNPSKAANPGLVYDLRADDYIPYLCGLGYTDQQVEAITHRKINCATIKKISEAELNYPSIAVSLELGHLTVNRTLTNVEEERSTYTVAIDVPKDISVSVSPETLEFSKLKETKSFTVSLSWNPKTTTHTEGAFRWVSTKYVVRSPIVIF, from the coding sequence ATGGAGAGCCACAGTGCAAcatgtttcttcttcttttttgcgatcgtgctcgcaTTCTTTGCTATTAGAGGAGATGGTTTGCAACGTCGCACTTACATCGTTCGCGTTCGTGCACCCGAAAATACGTCCTTTGTACATTCCAAAGATCTGACGAACTGGTACAGATCATTCCTGCCGCCGATCCCTGCAAACGTAGCAGACTCGCGACTTATCTACACTTACAGCGCTGCGATCGTCGGGTTCACGGCGAACTTAACGGAGGACGAAGTCAGATAcgtggagaagaaggaggacaCGTTGAAGGTCTATCCCGACCGCATTCTATCTCTCTTGACCACACATACACCGGCATTCTTGGGTCTACAAGCTCCTCATGGATTCTGGGACACCAACGGCATGGGCAAAGGGGTCATTATCGGAGTTCTCGATACGGGGATCAAACCCGGTCACCCTTCCTTTGATGGCACAGGAATGCCTTCTCCGCCTCCGAAGTGGAAGGGGGCTTGTAAATTCGAAAAACCTTACTGCAACAATAAGCTCATCGGGGCGAGAAAATTCACCCAAGGTCGCGGAGAAGATCCTACCGACTTCGTCGGGCACGGGACTCACACTGCAGGCACAGCTGCAGGGAATTTCGTGAAGAAAGCAAACGTACTCGGGAATGGCAACGGCACGGCCGTCGGCATGGCGCCGTACGCGCACATCGCCATGTATCAAGTTTGTCAGTCCATAGGCTGCTATGTATCCGACATCCTGGCTGGAATCAACGCCGCGATAAACGACGGGGTGGACGTGCTGTCTCTCTCCCTCGGGGGTGAATCGCAACCTTTCTCCGACGACATGATCGCCATCGGCGCCTTCAGCGCGATGGAGAAGGGGGTCTTCGTAAGCTGCGCTGCAGGCAATTCCGGCCCGACGCATACCACGCTCAGCAATGAGGCACCATGGATCCTGACGGTCGGGGCAAGCAGCATGGATCGAAAGATAAAGGCGACCGTGAAGCTCGGCAATGGGCAAGAGGTGGAAGGCGAATCAGCATTTCAACCCGCCGACTTTCCCTCCAAAATGATTCCCCTCGTGTACCCGATAGGTACTCAGCTCTCTAACTGCAATCGTGCCTCCCTGTTTAGTAGTAATGTCACGGGAAAGGTGGTCGTCTGCGATCGAGCTGGTGGCCCGAGGATCGAAATAGGCACCGCCGTCAAGGAGGCAGGCGGCGCTGCACTCGTTATCTTAAACAAAGAGACCGACGGATGCACGACGCTTGCGGAAGCTCACTATCTCCCGGCATCAGACGTGAGCTATATCAACGGATCGAAGATACTTTCGTACCTCAACTCGACGGATAAACCGCTGGCCACAATTTCTTTCCAAGGCACCAGTTTAGGAACTTCCCCGGCTCCCGTCGTTACTTTCTTCTCTTCTCGGGGGCCTAGCCTCCAGAGCCCTGGCATTCTGAAGCCTGACATCATTGGCCCCGGTCTGAACGTTGTCGCGGCATGGCCTTTCCAAATTGGGCCATCAGAAACAAATGTTACCTCCACGACTTTCAATATGATATCCGGGACTTCGATGTCCACCCCCCATCTGAGTGGCATTGCAGCGCTGATCAAAGGCGCGCATCCGGATTGGTCACCCGCGGCGATCAAGTCGGCTATCATGACGACATCGGATACGACCGATCGTGACGGCAAACCAATCAAGGACGAGACGTTGCAGCCCGCAAGCTTTTTTGCCATGGGCGCCGGCCACGTGAATCCGTCAAAAGCTGCTAACCCCGGTCTTGTTTACGACCTGCGTGCCGACGATTACATACCTTACCTTTGTGGACTGGGTTACACAGACCAGCAAGTTGAAGCAATCACTCATCGTAAGATCAATTGCGCGACGATAAAGAAGATCAGCGAGGCCGAGCTGAACTATCCATCTATAGCTGTTAGCCTAGAGCTAGGCCACCTAACCGTGAATCGGACGCTGACGAATGTGGAAGAAGAACGCTCGACGTACACCGTTGCGATCGATGTGCCGAAAGATATATCTGTGAGTGTGTCCCCAGAGACGTTGGAGTTTTCGAAGTTAAAGGAGACGAAGAGCTTTACAGTGAGCTTGAGTTGGAATCCTAAAACAACGACGCACACTGAGGGAGCCTTTAGGTGGGTGTCAACCAAGTATGTTGTAAGGAGTCCCATTGTCATTTTCTAG